In Streptomyces sp. NBC_00448, the following are encoded in one genomic region:
- the hemG gene encoding protoporphyrinogen oxidase produces MSQTRDGRDSRGNQGDGRGAANGPARVPGRVVVVGGGISGLTAALDLAKGGAQVTLLEAAERLGGKLYADEIAGAPVDLGAESILARRPEAVRLAREVGLADDLQPPAVGGATLWTRDRLRPMPQGHVMGVPGDLAPLAASGVLSAAGLARIPLDHVLPRTDIGEDTGVGAYVAARLGREVVDRLVEPLLGGVYAGNSYEISLRAAVPQLYAAARDSRSLIEAARGIQRKAAAASTGGPVFNGIRGGIGRLPLAVADACRAAGVRIATGTPVRELRRTGPHEWRVGLDGRELTADAVVIAAPAPVAAALLAEEAPAAAAELGAVEYASMALVTMAFRRRDVLQLPLSSGFLVPPVDGRTIKAATFSSRKWGWLDEAGGETFVLRTSVGRHGDTADLAWDDTDLVRLSREDLGEAVGLRAAPIAARVTRWDGGLPQYAVGHVDRVRRLREQAAKLPGLALCGAVYDGVGIPACVGSGRRAAAEVLATLVPGGAGGAGE; encoded by the coding sequence ATGAGCCAGACGCGTGACGGCCGGGACAGCCGAGGGAATCAGGGCGACGGGCGCGGCGCCGCGAACGGCCCGGCACGGGTCCCCGGGCGGGTCGTGGTGGTCGGCGGCGGGATCTCCGGACTGACCGCGGCCCTGGACCTCGCCAAGGGCGGCGCCCAGGTCACGCTGCTGGAAGCCGCGGAGCGGCTGGGCGGCAAGCTGTACGCCGACGAGATCGCCGGCGCGCCCGTGGACCTCGGCGCCGAGTCGATCCTCGCCCGGCGGCCCGAGGCGGTGCGACTGGCCCGCGAGGTCGGGCTCGCCGACGACCTCCAGCCGCCCGCTGTCGGGGGCGCGACCCTGTGGACCCGCGACCGGCTGCGCCCGATGCCGCAGGGCCATGTGATGGGCGTGCCGGGCGACCTCGCCCCGCTCGCCGCCTCCGGGGTGCTGTCGGCCGCGGGCCTGGCCCGTATCCCGCTCGACCACGTGCTGCCCCGCACCGACATCGGCGAGGACACGGGCGTCGGCGCCTACGTCGCCGCCCGGCTGGGCCGCGAGGTGGTGGACCGGCTGGTCGAACCGCTGCTCGGCGGCGTCTACGCGGGCAACTCCTACGAGATCTCGCTGCGTGCCGCCGTACCGCAGCTCTACGCGGCCGCCCGCGACAGCCGCTCGCTGATCGAGGCGGCCCGCGGCATCCAGCGCAAGGCGGCCGCCGCCTCGACCGGCGGCCCGGTCTTCAACGGCATCCGCGGCGGGATCGGGCGGTTGCCGCTCGCGGTGGCCGACGCGTGCCGCGCCGCGGGCGTGAGGATCGCGACCGGCACCCCGGTACGGGAGTTGCGGCGCACCGGCCCGCACGAGTGGCGGGTCGGTCTGGACGGTCGCGAGCTGACCGCCGACGCGGTGGTGATCGCTGCGCCCGCACCCGTCGCCGCCGCGCTGCTCGCCGAGGAGGCACCGGCCGCCGCGGCGGAGCTGGGCGCGGTCGAGTACGCGAGCATGGCGCTGGTCACCATGGCCTTCCGCCGCCGCGACGTGCTCCAACTCCCGCTCAGCAGCGGCTTCCTGGTGCCTCCGGTGGACGGCCGGACGATCAAGGCGGCCACCTTCTCCAGCCGCAAGTGGGGCTGGCTCGACGAGGCCGGCGGCGAGACGTTCGTGCTGCGCACCTCGGTCGGACGGCACGGCGACACCGCCGACCTCGCCTGGGACGACACCGACCTGGTCCGGCTCTCCCGGGAGGACCTGGGCGAGGCGGTGGGCCTGCGGGCCGCGCCGATCGCCGCCCGGGTCACCCGCTGGGACGGCGGGCTGCCGCAGTACGCGGTCGGGCACGTGGACCGGGTGCGGCGGCTGCGCGAGCAGGCCGCGAAGCTGCCGGGCCTGGCGCTGTGCGGCGCGGTGTACGACGGGGTCGGCATCCCCGCCTGCGTCGGCAGCGGGCGCCGGGCCGCCGCCGAGGTGCTGGCCACCCTGGTGCCGGGCGGCGCGGGCGGCGCGGGAGAATAG
- the hemQ gene encoding hydrogen peroxide-dependent heme synthase, with translation MTDSTADRALDSAAAAAAADATQNRPANAGKKAKDLNEVIRYTLWSVFRLKDVLPADRTGYADEVEELFAQLAAKDVTVRGTYDLSGLRADADLMIWWHAETAEALQDAYNLFRRTSFGRALAPVWSNMALHRPAEFNKSHVPAFLADEEPRAYVSVYPFVRSYDWYLLPDEDRRRMLADHGKMARGFPDVRANTVASFSLGDYEWILAFEADELYRIVDLMRHLRASEARLHVREEVPFYTGRRRPVAELVAGLA, from the coding sequence ATGACCGATTCGACCGCCGATCGCGCCCTCGACTCCGCCGCAGCAGCAGCCGCGGCCGACGCCACCCAGAACCGGCCCGCCAACGCGGGCAAGAAGGCCAAGGATCTCAACGAGGTCATCCGCTACACGCTCTGGTCGGTGTTCCGGCTCAAGGACGTGCTGCCGGCCGACCGCACCGGCTACGCGGACGAGGTGGAGGAGCTGTTCGCGCAGCTCGCCGCGAAGGACGTCACCGTGCGCGGCACCTACGACCTGTCCGGGCTGCGGGCCGACGCCGATCTGATGATCTGGTGGCACGCGGAGACCGCCGAGGCGCTCCAGGACGCGTACAACCTCTTCCGCCGCACCTCGTTCGGCCGGGCGCTGGCCCCGGTGTGGTCCAACATGGCGCTGCACCGGCCGGCGGAGTTCAACAAGTCGCACGTGCCGGCGTTCCTCGCGGACGAGGAGCCGCGCGCGTATGTCAGCGTCTACCCGTTCGTGCGCTCCTACGACTGGTACCTGCTGCCTGACGAGGACCGTCGCAGGATGCTGGCCGACCACGGCAAGATGGCGCGGGGCTTTCCCGATGTGCGGGCCAACACGGTGGCGTCCTTCTCGCTGGGCGACTACGAGTGGATTCTCGCGTTCGAGGCGGATGAGCTGTACCGGATCGTGGACCTCATGCGGCACCTGCGTGCTTCCGAGGCGCGGCTGCACGTCCGTGAGGAGGTGCCCTTCTACACGGGGCGCCGCCGCCCCGTCGCCGAACTCGTCGCCGGGCTGGCCTGA
- a CDS encoding peptidyl-tRNA hydrolase: MSSPFQHEAVDRDAAPQYVLPLVVRIEREAPPARTDALQTAARAVLTLLSDERATDEDGEWTEVVHAWQDARIRKVVRRARRGEWRRAEALPGITVTGETAEVRVFPPVPLDGWPKDLAKLQVSGTELDDPEPPPPADPAHPVLWMAPDITMSAGKAMAQAGHGAQLAWWDLSPEERRAWREAGFRLAVRTATPATWRGLTGSGLPLVRDAGFTEIAPGSATVVADVPALRG; this comes from the coding sequence GTGAGCAGCCCCTTCCAGCACGAGGCGGTCGACCGCGACGCCGCGCCCCAGTACGTCCTGCCCCTGGTGGTCCGGATCGAGCGCGAGGCGCCGCCGGCCCGCACCGACGCCCTGCAGACCGCGGCCCGGGCCGTCCTGACCCTGCTGTCCGACGAGCGGGCGACCGACGAGGACGGCGAGTGGACGGAGGTGGTCCACGCCTGGCAGGACGCCCGCATCCGCAAGGTCGTACGGCGTGCCCGCCGCGGGGAGTGGCGCCGGGCCGAGGCCCTGCCGGGTATCACCGTGACCGGCGAGACCGCGGAGGTCCGGGTCTTCCCGCCGGTCCCGCTCGACGGCTGGCCGAAGGACCTGGCCAAGCTCCAGGTGTCCGGCACCGAACTCGACGACCCCGAGCCGCCCCCGCCCGCCGACCCGGCCCACCCCGTCCTCTGGATGGCGCCCGACATCACCATGTCCGCCGGCAAGGCCATGGCCCAGGCCGGCCACGGCGCCCAACTCGCCTGGTGGGACCTCTCCCCCGAGGAGCGCCGCGCCTGGCGGGAAGCGGGGTTCCGACTTGCCGTGCGCACGGCAACCCCTGCGACCTGGCGGGGCCTGACCGGGTCCGGGCTTCCCCTCGTCCGCGATGCGGGCTTCACCGAGATCGCTCCCGGGTCGGCGACCGTCGTCGCGGACGTTCCGGCGCTTCGGGGCTAG
- a CDS encoding ATP-binding cassette domain-containing protein: protein MLETNGLRLDEVGRRYGVRGPWVLRDVSLEVPGGSLVRVEGANGSGKSTLLRIVAGVDLPTAGRLTGRPEAGTAYVPERFPAALPFPVLRYLTHLGAIRGLPSAAARARALHWLERFGITGYAGTPLDELSKGTSQKVAVAQALLADPELLVLDEAWTGLDTSARDVLDDVVRERVGAGATVFYVDHDPRRLAGEATAVYAVTPGGAVRAADVPGRERPGAGHRTGGRVVVEAAGSGEVPPAVEPFGPWREGGGRIGVEVPAEASDGVLRALLGAEPPWHIEAVRGGGVPRPRIGAATVPAVSVPAAKAPPVSVPAVDGAWGTGGPYRRLGALVRYQADLLLRSHRFLPPLIFYGAVLAIGVAGGEALLGSLGYAAALLLPVAAWLVRVCATGEPPAARACTASAVGPGRAHLGALLAALGGSGLLGLVGTLVVTAISGAHTDDMRADIPIGPALLAGLMAAAVSVLLGTAVGALTNSPLLPGAGWSVLVTAFGAGAVLLTSGSPAQAAVTSLVHGSQSGAVHYPVAALAVAVCVAALALGGSVRTVARLGNARA from the coding sequence GTGCTGGAGACGAACGGGCTGCGGCTCGATGAGGTCGGGCGGCGCTACGGGGTGCGCGGGCCCTGGGTGTTGAGGGATGTCTCGCTGGAGGTGCCGGGCGGTTCGCTGGTGCGGGTGGAGGGCGCCAACGGCAGCGGGAAGTCCACGCTGCTGAGGATCGTCGCGGGTGTGGACCTGCCGACCGCCGGGCGCCTGACCGGGCGGCCGGAAGCCGGTACCGCGTACGTGCCCGAGCGCTTCCCCGCGGCGCTGCCGTTTCCGGTGCTGCGCTACCTCACCCACCTCGGCGCGATCCGCGGCCTGCCTTCCGCTGCCGCCCGTGCCCGTGCCCTGCACTGGCTGGAGCGCTTCGGCATCACCGGGTACGCCGGGACCCCGCTCGACGAGCTGTCCAAGGGCACCAGCCAGAAGGTCGCCGTCGCGCAGGCGCTGCTCGCCGACCCGGAGCTGCTCGTCCTCGACGAGGCGTGGACCGGCCTGGACACGTCCGCCCGCGATGTCCTCGACGACGTGGTGCGCGAACGGGTCGGCGCGGGCGCGACCGTCTTCTACGTCGACCACGACCCGCGCCGCCTGGCGGGAGAGGCGACCGCGGTGTACGCGGTGACGCCGGGCGGTGCGGTCCGGGCGGCCGACGTGCCGGGCCGGGAGCGGCCGGGGGCTGGGCACCGCACCGGGGGCCGCGTCGTCGTCGAGGCCGCCGGGAGCGGTGAAGTGCCGCCCGCGGTCGAGCCGTTCGGGCCGTGGCGGGAGGGCGGCGGTCGGATCGGGGTGGAGGTGCCGGCGGAGGCGTCGGACGGTGTGCTGCGGGCCCTGCTCGGCGCGGAGCCGCCCTGGCACATCGAGGCCGTACGCGGCGGGGGCGTGCCGCGGCCCCGTATCGGCGCGGCGACCGTACCGGCCGTGTCCGTACCCGCCGCGAAGGCACCCCCCGTGTCCGTACCGGCCGTGGACGGAGCGTGGGGGACGGGCGGACCGTACCGCAGGCTCGGCGCGCTCGTGCGGTACCAGGCCGACCTGCTGCTGCGCTCGCACCGCTTCCTGCCGCCGCTGATCTTCTACGGCGCCGTGCTGGCCATCGGCGTCGCGGGTGGAGAGGCGCTGCTCGGCTCGCTGGGGTACGCGGCCGCGCTGCTGCTGCCGGTGGCCGCGTGGCTGGTGCGGGTGTGCGCGACGGGCGAGCCGCCGGCCGCGCGGGCCTGCACGGCTTCGGCGGTGGGGCCGGGCCGGGCCCATCTCGGCGCGCTGCTGGCCGCGTTGGGCGGGTCCGGGCTGCTCGGGCTGGTCGGCACGCTGGTGGTCACCGCGATCAGCGGCGCGCACACCGACGACATGCGGGCGGACATCCCGATCGGGCCGGCGCTGCTGGCCGGGCTGATGGCCGCGGCGGTCTCCGTGCTGCTCGGTACGGCGGTCGGCGCGCTGACCAACTCGCCGCTGCTGCCGGGGGCGGGCTGGTCGGTGCTGGTCACGGCGTTCGGCGCGGGCGCGGTGCTGCTGACCAGCGGTTCGCCCGCGCAGGCCGCGGTGACGTCGCTGGTGCACGGGTCGCAGTCGGGCGCGGTGCACTACCCGGTGGCCGCACTCGCGGTGGCGGTCTGCGTGGCGGCCCTCGCGCTGGGCGGGTCGGTGCGGACGGTGGCCCGGCTGGGGAACGCGCGGGCCTGA
- a CDS encoding carbohydrate kinase family protein, which yields MDDSTEGTGADRGTGTGAGIEAGGAADRYDVLVVGGSGIDTIVRVDELKIPGSDSVSVPPVRDYVAHTGNGVALGFHALGRRTKFVDFLGDDAPGRMILAKYAAVGLDFDHLVAPAGTPRSVNLVDAEGRRFSFFDGRHPADLLMPLSFCGPYLDRARHVYLARSHVNRELFDAARRRGVPVSTDLHTWDGADPSAHPWAYGADYVFMSAATVKEGVADVLRDIVARGRARLAVATDGADGSYVLDRARPDLVRHVPAVRPERPVVDSNGAGDAYVTAFLHTLFDGGDLDQCALAGSVSGAFACGHHGTHEAQIGADELAASCLRARASGAADGTAAAGGAVADGAAVSG from the coding sequence GTGGACGACAGCACCGAGGGCACCGGAGCCGACCGCGGAACCGGAACCGGGGCCGGGATCGAGGCCGGCGGAGCGGCCGATCGTTATGACGTCCTGGTCGTCGGCGGTAGCGGCATCGACACCATCGTCCGGGTCGACGAGCTGAAGATCCCCGGCAGCGACTCGGTGTCGGTGCCGCCGGTCCGTGACTACGTCGCGCACACCGGCAACGGCGTGGCGCTGGGCTTCCACGCGCTCGGCCGCCGCACCAAGTTCGTGGACTTCCTCGGCGACGACGCGCCCGGCCGGATGATCCTCGCCAAGTACGCGGCGGTCGGCCTGGACTTCGACCACCTGGTGGCCCCCGCCGGCACCCCGCGCAGCGTCAACCTGGTCGACGCCGAAGGCCGCAGGTTCTCCTTCTTCGACGGCCGGCACCCCGCCGACCTGCTGATGCCGCTCTCCTTCTGCGGCCCGTACCTGGACCGGGCCCGGCATGTGTACCTGGCCCGCTCGCACGTCAACCGCGAGCTGTTCGACGCGGCCCGCCGGCGCGGTGTGCCCGTGTCGACCGACCTGCACACCTGGGACGGCGCGGACCCGTCGGCCCACCCGTGGGCGTACGGCGCCGACTACGTGTTCATGAGCGCCGCCACCGTCAAGGAGGGGGTGGCCGACGTGCTGCGCGACATCGTCGCCCGCGGCCGGGCCCGGCTGGCGGTGGCCACCGACGGCGCCGACGGTTCGTACGTCCTGGACCGCGCCCGGCCCGACCTGGTCCGGCACGTTCCCGCGGTCCGCCCCGAACGGCCGGTGGTGGACAGCAACGGCGCGGGCGACGCGTATGTCACCGCCTTCCTGCACACCCTCTTCGACGGCGGCGACCTCGACCAGTGCGCGCTGGCCGGTTCGGTCTCGGGGGCGTTCGCCTGCGGGCACCACGGCACCCACGAGGCGCAGATCGGGGCCGACGAACTGGCCGCGAGCTGCCTGCGCGCACGCGCGTCCGGGGCAGCGGACGGGACGGCTGCGGCGGGCGGCGCCGTGGCGGACGGCGCCGCTGTCAGCGGGTGA
- the msrB gene encoding peptide-methionine (R)-S-oxide reductase MsrB, with protein sequence MSQDARKYQVDKTDEQWRSELSPQEYAVLRQAGTERPFTGEYTDTKTEGVYSCRACGAELFRSDTKFESHCGWPSFYDPADSDAVELIEDRSMGMVRVEVRCANCGSHLGHVFEGEGYPTPTDQRYCINSISLRMAPAES encoded by the coding sequence ATGTCGCAGGATGCGCGCAAGTACCAGGTCGACAAGACCGACGAGCAGTGGCGCTCCGAGCTGTCGCCGCAGGAGTACGCGGTGCTGCGCCAGGCCGGCACCGAGCGCCCGTTCACCGGTGAGTACACCGACACCAAGACCGAGGGCGTCTACTCCTGCCGGGCCTGCGGCGCGGAGCTGTTCCGGTCGGACACGAAGTTCGAGTCGCACTGCGGCTGGCCGTCCTTCTACGACCCGGCCGACTCCGACGCGGTGGAGCTGATCGAGGACCGCTCGATGGGCATGGTGCGGGTGGAGGTGCGCTGCGCGAACTGCGGCTCGCACCTGGGCCACGTCTTCGAGGGCGAGGGGTATCCGACCCCCACCGACCAGCGCTACTGCATCAACTCGATCTCGCTGCGGATGGCCCCCGCCGAGAGCTGA
- the murC gene encoding UDP-N-acetylmuramate--L-alanine ligase, producing the protein MSPSGPPVPPDLDRPHFIGIGGAGMSGIAKILAQRGARVAGSDSKDSETAQALRALGATVHIGHDAAHLAPDASAVVVSSAIRAENPELVAARERGLPVVHRSDALAALMAGTVPIAVAGTHGKTTTTSMLAVALTSLGLEPSYAIGGDLDAPGSNAHHGGGGIFVAEADESDRSFHRYAPQVAVVLNVELDHHANYASLEEVYESFEEFVGKVRPGGTLVVSADQPGAVELTARVRDVGGLNVVTVGEAEGADVRITRINPRGLTSEVSVLLDGRMLTFTVSVPGSHYAHNAVAALAAGIAAGAPARNLASALAKYTGVKRRLQLKGEAAGVQVIDSYAHHPTEMAADLAAIRQATTTASGPDGAAAGGGGRVLVVFQPHLFSRTKELGTEMGGALALADASLVLDIYPAREDPIPGVTSELIVAAARTAGADVTAVHDRDAAVEQVAGMAKPGDLVLTMGAGDVTDLGPLILARLAD; encoded by the coding sequence ATGAGCCCGTCCGGCCCGCCCGTACCCCCCGACCTGGACCGACCGCACTTCATCGGCATCGGCGGCGCCGGGATGTCGGGGATCGCGAAGATCCTCGCCCAGCGGGGGGCGCGGGTGGCCGGCAGCGACTCGAAGGACTCCGAGACCGCGCAGGCGCTGCGGGCGCTGGGTGCCACCGTGCACATCGGCCACGACGCGGCACACCTCGCGCCCGACGCGTCGGCCGTGGTCGTGTCCAGCGCGATCCGCGCGGAGAACCCGGAGCTGGTCGCGGCCCGCGAGCGCGGGCTGCCCGTGGTGCACCGCAGCGACGCGCTGGCCGCGCTGATGGCGGGCACCGTCCCGATCGCGGTGGCGGGCACCCACGGCAAGACCACCACCACCTCGATGCTCGCGGTCGCGCTGACCTCGCTGGGTCTGGAGCCGTCGTACGCGATCGGCGGCGACCTGGACGCGCCGGGGTCCAACGCGCACCACGGCGGCGGCGGGATCTTCGTCGCCGAGGCCGACGAGTCCGACCGCAGCTTCCACCGGTACGCCCCGCAGGTCGCGGTGGTGCTCAACGTCGAGCTGGACCACCACGCCAACTACGCCTCCCTGGAGGAGGTGTACGAGTCCTTCGAGGAGTTCGTCGGCAAGGTGCGGCCCGGCGGCACCCTGGTGGTCTCGGCCGACCAGCCCGGCGCGGTCGAGCTGACCGCCCGGGTCCGGGACGTCGGCGGTCTGAACGTGGTGACCGTCGGCGAGGCCGAGGGCGCCGACGTCCGTATCACCCGGATCAACCCGCGCGGCCTGACCAGCGAGGTCAGCGTGCTGCTCGACGGCCGGATGCTCACCTTCACGGTGTCCGTGCCCGGCAGCCACTACGCGCACAACGCGGTCGCGGCGCTCGCCGCGGGCATCGCGGCCGGCGCCCCGGCCCGCAACCTGGCGTCCGCGCTGGCGAAGTACACCGGCGTCAAGCGCCGCCTCCAGCTCAAGGGCGAGGCCGCGGGCGTACAGGTGATCGACTCCTACGCGCACCACCCGACGGAGATGGCCGCCGACCTGGCCGCGATCCGCCAGGCCACGACCACCGCCTCCGGGCCGGACGGCGCCGCGGCGGGCGGCGGCGGCCGGGTGCTGGTGGTCTTCCAGCCGCACCTGTTCAGCCGTACGAAGGAGCTGGGCACCGAGATGGGCGGCGCGCTGGCCCTGGCGGACGCCTCGCTGGTGCTGGACATCTACCCGGCCCGTGAGGACCCGATCCCCGGCGTCACCAGCGAGCTGATCGTGGCCGCGGCCCGGACCGCGGGCGCCGACGTGACCGCCGTGCACGACCGGGACGCGGCCGTGGAGCAGGTGGCGGGAATGGCGAAGCCCGGTGATCTCGTTCTCACCATGGGGGCGGGTGACGTGACGGACCTCGGTCCCCTGATTCTCGCCCGGCTCGCCGACTGA
- a CDS encoding indole-3-glycerol phosphate synthase: MFTTVLMIEKPLAAADVELVTTLHGDEQVSFVVLMQPRGDQDRLLRAVDDVALGYLDDAARENEVPEGQDAFPPAERSLAHSVEALRAAGVPAEGEVVESHPLDKLKAVVEEHQADEVVVLTAPHFVEEFFHRDWTSRARHKVGVPVLKLFAQHD, encoded by the coding sequence GTGTTCACGACCGTACTCATGATCGAGAAGCCGCTCGCCGCGGCCGATGTGGAGCTGGTCACCACGCTCCACGGCGACGAGCAGGTCTCCTTCGTCGTGCTCATGCAGCCCCGCGGCGACCAGGACCGCCTGCTGCGCGCCGTGGACGACGTGGCGCTCGGCTACCTCGACGACGCCGCCCGGGAGAACGAGGTGCCGGAGGGCCAGGACGCCTTTCCGCCCGCCGAGCGCTCCCTCGCGCACTCCGTGGAGGCGCTGCGGGCCGCCGGGGTGCCGGCCGAGGGCGAGGTGGTGGAGAGCCACCCGCTGGACAAGCTGAAGGCGGTGGTGGAGGAGCACCAGGCCGACGAGGTGGTGGTGCTGACCGCGCCGCACTTCGTGGAGGAGTTCTTCCACCGCGACTGGACCTCACGGGCCCGGCACAAGGTGGGCGTGCCCGTGCTGAAGCTGTTCGCGCAGCACGACTGA
- a CDS encoding pyrimidine reductase family protein: MQQLFPPPGPDTANPVDLVHTYAYPPREAGPYLRANMVSSLDGAATHDGTSTALSSAADMRIFGTLRALADAVVVGAETVRNEGYRPGKARPSFAERRAADGQTPAPAIAVISRRLDLDFAAPLFTAATTPTLVLTGAGADRKELAAAEAAGARVVVAGDGDGVDPARAVRELAALGLSRLLHEGGPRVLAQFAAAGVVDELCLTVAPFAVGGDAPRIMNGPGVAGPARFVPVSVLEEDGFLFTRYVKQTEAQVTA, from the coding sequence ATGCAGCAACTGTTCCCCCCGCCAGGACCGGACACGGCGAACCCGGTGGACCTGGTGCACACCTACGCGTACCCCCCGCGGGAGGCGGGCCCGTATCTGCGGGCGAACATGGTCTCCTCGCTCGACGGCGCGGCGACCCACGACGGCACGTCGACCGCGCTCTCCTCGGCCGCCGACATGCGGATCTTCGGCACCCTGCGCGCCCTGGCCGACGCGGTCGTGGTCGGCGCGGAGACGGTCAGGAACGAGGGGTACCGGCCCGGAAAGGCCCGGCCGTCGTTCGCCGAACGGCGCGCGGCGGACGGCCAGACCCCGGCTCCGGCCATCGCCGTGATCAGCCGGCGGCTCGACCTGGACTTCGCGGCACCGCTGTTCACGGCCGCGACCACGCCGACGCTGGTGCTGACCGGCGCGGGCGCGGACCGCAAGGAGCTGGCCGCGGCCGAAGCCGCGGGAGCGCGGGTGGTGGTCGCCGGGGACGGCGACGGCGTGGACCCGGCCCGCGCGGTGCGCGAACTGGCCGCGTTGGGCCTGTCCCGGCTGCTGCACGAGGGCGGCCCGCGGGTGCTCGCACAGTTCGCGGCGGCCGGGGTGGTGGACGAGCTGTGCCTGACGGTGGCACCGTTCGCCGTCGGCGGTGACGCGCCGCGGATCATGAACGGGCCAGGTGTCGCCGGTCCGGCCCGGTTCGTACCGGTGTCGGTTCTGGAGGAGGACGGCTTCCTGTTCACCCGCTACGTCAAGCAGACGGAGGCGCAGGTCACGGCATAA
- the zapE gene encoding cell division protein ZapE — translation MAAPVALTERDPHLDAGRLLAELVPPPRFDSVRFSTYVPDPAQPSQSRAVRALEEFAAGLGGPAQGTARRRWFRGKAPERPATPGGIYLDGGYGVGKTHLLASLWHATDAPPAQKAFGTFVELTNLVGALGFRPAVDALSSHRLVCIDEFELDDPGDTVLVSTLLARLAAAGVRLAATSNTLPGKLGEGRFAAADFMREIQGLSERFTSLRIDGDDYRHRGLPQAPDPYTDEQVTAAAARTPGAALDNFGPLAEHLAKVHPSRYGALVDGIDAVFLRGVRQVTDQAAALRLVVLADRLYDREVPVMASGVPFDQLFSAEMLRGGYRKKYFRAVSRLTSLAREASRLA, via the coding sequence ATAGCCGCACCGGTCGCGCTCACGGAGCGTGACCCGCACCTGGATGCCGGGCGGCTGCTCGCCGAGCTGGTGCCCCCGCCGCGGTTCGACTCCGTGCGCTTCTCGACCTACGTCCCGGACCCGGCGCAGCCCAGCCAGTCCCGTGCGGTGCGCGCGCTGGAGGAGTTCGCGGCCGGGCTCGGCGGACCCGCGCAGGGAACCGCCCGGCGCAGGTGGTTCCGCGGCAAGGCGCCCGAGCGGCCCGCGACCCCCGGCGGGATCTACCTGGACGGCGGCTACGGCGTCGGCAAGACGCACCTGCTCGCGTCGCTGTGGCACGCCACCGACGCGCCGCCCGCGCAGAAGGCGTTCGGCACGTTCGTGGAGCTGACCAACCTGGTGGGCGCGCTCGGGTTCCGCCCGGCCGTCGACGCGCTCAGCTCCCACCGCCTGGTCTGCATCGACGAGTTCGAGCTGGACGACCCGGGCGACACCGTCCTGGTCTCCACGCTGCTGGCCCGGCTCGCCGCGGCCGGGGTACGGCTCGCCGCGACCTCCAACACGCTGCCCGGCAAGCTCGGCGAGGGCCGGTTCGCCGCCGCCGACTTCATGCGGGAGATCCAGGGGCTGTCCGAGAGGTTCACCTCGCTGCGGATCGACGGGGACGACTACCGGCACCGGGGGCTGCCGCAGGCGCCCGACCCGTACACCGACGAGCAGGTCACCGCGGCCGCCGCCCGTACGCCCGGTGCGGCGCTCGACAACTTCGGGCCGCTCGCGGAGCACCTCGCGAAGGTGCATCCCAGCAGGTACGGGGCCCTCGTCGACGGGATCGACGCGGTTTTCCTGCGGGGGGTGCGGCAGGTGACGGACCAGGCCGCCGCGTTGCGTCTGGTGGTGCTCGCCGACCGGCTCTACGACCGTGAGGTGCCCGTGATGGCCTCCGGGGTGCCCTTCGACCAGCTCTTCTCCGCGGAGATGCTCCGCGGGGGGTACCGGAAGAAGTACTTCCGGGCCGTCTCACGCCTTACCTCGCTGGCTCGCGAAGCTTCTCGGTTGGCCTGA
- a CDS encoding polyphosphate kinase 2 family protein — translation MAKKLRTLLRVEPGSGPVDLSAYDPRGTPGGPKNKKHGLAEIERMRPHLAELQERLFAQSAVGGDQRRVLLVLQGMDTSGKGGTVKHVVSGLNPAGLRVRAFKAPTAEERRHNFLWRIRRALPHPGEIGVFDRSHYEDVLIVRVHDMVPRSVWSRRYAAINRFEQSLTDGGVTVLKVFLHISPQEQRARLLARLDRPDKHWKFSPTDVEERERWPDYQEAYQVALERCSTEAAPWYVVPADRKWYRNWAISRLLLEHLERIDPAYPQPDLDVDKYRKLLLAT, via the coding sequence ATGGCGAAGAAACTGCGTACGCTGCTGCGCGTGGAGCCGGGCAGCGGCCCCGTGGACCTGTCGGCGTACGACCCGCGGGGGACCCCGGGCGGCCCGAAGAACAAGAAGCACGGCCTCGCCGAGATCGAGCGGATGCGCCCGCACCTCGCCGAACTGCAGGAGCGGCTGTTCGCGCAGAGCGCCGTGGGCGGCGACCAGCGCCGCGTGCTGCTGGTGCTGCAGGGCATGGACACCTCCGGCAAGGGCGGCACCGTCAAGCACGTGGTGTCGGGGCTGAACCCGGCCGGCCTGCGGGTGCGCGCGTTCAAGGCGCCCACCGCGGAGGAGCGCCGCCACAACTTCCTGTGGCGCATCCGCAGAGCGCTCCCGCACCCCGGCGAGATCGGCGTCTTCGACCGCTCGCACTACGAGGACGTGCTGATCGTCAGGGTGCACGACATGGTGCCCCGGTCGGTCTGGAGCCGTCGCTACGCCGCGATCAACCGGTTCGAGCAGTCGCTCACCGACGGCGGGGTGACCGTGCTGAAGGTCTTCCTGCACATCAGCCCCCAGGAGCAGCGGGCCCGGCTGCTGGCCCGGCTGGACCGGCCGGACAAGCACTGGAAGTTCAGCCCGACCGACGTCGAGGAACGCGAGCGGTGGCCGGACTACCAGGAGGCGTACCAGGTGGCGCTGGAGCGGTGCTCGACCGAGGCCGCGCCCTGGTACGTCGTGCCGGCCGACCGCAAGTGGTACCGGAACTGGGCGATCAGCCGGCTGCTGCTGGAGCACCTGGAGCGGATCGACCCGGCGTACCCGCAACCGGATCTGGACGTGGACAAGTACCGCAAGCTACTGCTCGCCACCTGA